In Caproicibacterium amylolyticum, a genomic segment contains:
- a CDS encoding terminase large subunit codes for MIISLPGVPKRTPFFILGGGAVDDFRTLKNYKPSRFKAAGSVYKERFADSAVYFVNNLRHTKGRWYGEPFELIDWQEQIIRDLFGIVRKFDECRQFRTAYVEIPKKQGKSELAAAVALLLTCADLEHGGEIYGCASDRSQASIVFDVAVNMVDQFPQLSKLMKLNIGQKRLTFTPLDSFYQVLSADAYTKHGLNAHGVIFDELHAQPNRQLFDVMTKGSGDAREQPLHFIITTAGTDRNSICWEMHQKAEDILRGKRIDPTFYPVIYSAADDEDWTSEEVWRRVNPSLGITVTMETMRQSFEDAKQNPVNENIFRQLRLNQWVKQSVRWMNMERWDSCDFKFDPKALENRICYGGLDLSSTTDITAFVLVFPPEDEEDKYVVLPFFWIPEESLETRVRRDHVPYDLWKAQGFLNTTEGDVIHYSFIEKFIEELGKKYNIKEIAFDRWGAWELTQNLEGLGFTVVPFGQGFKDMSPATKELMRLTLERKIAHAGNPPLRWMADNLCVSTDAAGNIKPNKQKATERIDGVVALIMALDRAIRNEGALPGSVYDTHSLLMYGEDGWN; via the coding sequence ATGATAATAAGCCTGCCGGGAGTCCCGAAAAGGACTCCCTTTTTCATTCTCGGAGGTGGTGCTGTGGATGATTTCAGAACCCTGAAAAACTACAAACCGTCCCGCTTTAAGGCGGCGGGTTCGGTATATAAAGAGCGGTTCGCGGACTCGGCGGTGTATTTTGTCAACAATCTGCGCCACACCAAAGGGCGCTGGTACGGCGAGCCGTTCGAACTGATTGACTGGCAGGAGCAGATTATTCGCGACCTGTTTGGCATCGTCCGCAAATTCGACGAGTGCCGCCAGTTCCGAACCGCGTATGTGGAGATTCCTAAAAAGCAGGGCAAATCTGAGCTTGCGGCGGCGGTCGCTCTTCTGCTCACCTGCGCCGATCTGGAGCACGGCGGCGAAATCTACGGCTGCGCCTCCGACCGCAGTCAGGCGAGCATCGTATTTGATGTGGCGGTGAACATGGTCGACCAGTTCCCGCAGTTGAGCAAGCTGATGAAGCTGAACATCGGGCAAAAGCGCCTGACCTTCACGCCGCTTGACAGCTTTTATCAGGTATTGTCCGCCGACGCGTACACGAAGCACGGCCTCAACGCCCACGGAGTCATTTTTGACGAGCTTCATGCCCAACCGAACCGGCAACTGTTCGACGTCATGACGAAGGGCTCGGGCGACGCGCGTGAACAACCCCTGCATTTCATCATCACCACAGCCGGAACCGACCGCAACTCCATCTGCTGGGAGATGCACCAGAAGGCCGAGGACATTCTGCGCGGCAAGCGCATCGATCCCACCTTTTACCCGGTGATCTATTCCGCCGCCGACGATGAGGACTGGACTTCTGAGGAAGTCTGGCGAAGGGTGAACCCATCCCTCGGCATCACGGTCACAATGGAAACGATGCGTCAGTCCTTTGAGGACGCGAAGCAGAATCCGGTCAACGAGAATATTTTCCGCCAGCTGCGCCTGAACCAGTGGGTGAAGCAGTCCGTCCGTTGGATGAACATGGAGCGGTGGGACAGTTGCGACTTCAAATTCGACCCGAAGGCGCTGGAAAACCGAATCTGCTACGGGGGCTTGGATTTATCCAGCACCACGGACATCACTGCGTTTGTGCTGGTGTTCCCGCCGGAGGATGAGGAAGATAAATACGTCGTCCTGCCGTTTTTCTGGATACCGGAGGAATCGCTCGAAACCCGCGTCAGGCGCGACCATGTGCCGTATGACCTGTGGAAAGCGCAGGGCTTTTTAAACACCACTGAGGGCGACGTCATCCACTATTCCTTTATTGAGAAATTCATTGAGGAACTCGGCAAGAAATACAACATCAAAGAGATCGCGTTCGACCGCTGGGGCGCGTGGGAGCTGACGCAGAATCTGGAGGGACTGGGCTTTACCGTCGTGCCGTTCGGGCAGGGCTTCAAGGATATGTCCCCGGCGACGAAGGAACTGATGCGCCTGACGCTGGAGCGGAAGATCGCCCACGCCGGAAATCCGCCTCTGCGCTGGATGGCGGATAACCTCTGCGTCAGCACCGACGCCGCCGGAAATATCAAGCCCAACAAACAGAAAGCGACCGAGCGCATCGACGGCGTGGTGGCGCTCATTATGGCGCTGGACCGCGCCATACGCAACGAGGGCGCGCTGCCGGGAAGCGTGTACGACACGCACAGCCTGCTGATGTACGGAGAGGACGGGTGGAACTGA
- a CDS encoding phage portal protein yields MGFFSRKKNPKNSLSTSKNFFWGGSTSGTFVNENTAMQTAAVYACVRVISEAIASLPLHVYRYEDTGSKLLPGHSLYNILHNAPNPEMTSFVFRETLMSHLLLWGNAYAQIIRDGGGRVLALYPLLPNKTDVWRGPDGQIYYTYWRNTDESRPNEKSGGVTLSKDDVLHIPGLSFDGLVGYSPIALTKNAVGMAIATEDYGASFFANNANPGGILEHPGTLKNPDQIRSAWEMLYKGGNKAHRIAVLEEGLKFHPISVPPEEAQFLETRKFQLDEIARIFRIPPHMVGDLEKSSFSNIEQQSLEFVKYTLDPWVVRWEQTMNQSLLLPSEKASVYIKFNLDGLLRGDYATRMNGYAIGRQNGWLSANDIRRLENMNEITPEEGGDLYLVNGNMVKMADAGAAYTKQSSENKGGSGT; encoded by the coding sequence ATGGGCTTTTTCTCACGGAAAAAGAATCCAAAGAACAGCCTCTCCACCTCGAAAAACTTCTTCTGGGGTGGTTCCACCTCCGGCACCTTTGTCAACGAGAACACCGCCATGCAGACGGCGGCGGTGTACGCCTGTGTCCGCGTGATTTCGGAGGCTATCGCGAGCCTGCCGCTGCACGTTTACCGCTATGAGGATACCGGTTCCAAACTTCTGCCCGGCCATTCTCTGTATAACATCCTTCACAACGCGCCGAATCCGGAAATGACCAGCTTCGTCTTTCGCGAAACGCTCATGAGCCACCTGCTCCTGTGGGGCAACGCTTACGCGCAAATTATCCGGGACGGCGGCGGTCGGGTGCTGGCACTTTACCCTCTTCTCCCCAACAAAACGGATGTCTGGCGTGGCCCGGACGGGCAGATTTACTACACCTATTGGCGGAACACGGACGAAAGCCGCCCTAATGAGAAAAGCGGCGGCGTGACACTTTCCAAAGACGACGTTCTGCACATTCCCGGCCTGAGCTTTGACGGGCTGGTCGGCTATTCGCCCATCGCGCTCACCAAAAATGCGGTGGGCATGGCGATCGCCACCGAGGATTACGGCGCTTCCTTCTTCGCTAACAACGCCAATCCCGGCGGCATTCTGGAGCATCCGGGGACACTGAAAAATCCCGACCAGATTCGCTCGGCGTGGGAAATGCTCTACAAAGGCGGTAACAAAGCTCACCGGATTGCCGTCTTGGAGGAAGGGCTTAAATTCCACCCGATTTCGGTGCCGCCGGAGGAAGCGCAGTTTCTGGAAACCCGCAAATTTCAACTCGACGAAATTGCCCGCATTTTCCGGATCCCGCCCCATATGGTCGGCGATCTGGAAAAAAGCAGTTTTTCGAACATCGAGCAGCAGTCTCTGGAATTTGTGAAATACACGCTCGACCCGTGGGTGGTTCGCTGGGAGCAAACCATGAACCAGTCTCTGCTCCTGCCGTCCGAAAAAGCCTCCGTTTATATCAAATTCAATCTGGACGGCCTGCTGCGCGGCGACTACGCCACACGCATGAACGGATACGCCATCGGGCGGCAAAACGGTTGGCTGTCGGCAAACGACATCCGGCGGCTTGAGAACATGAACGAAATCACGCCCGAGGAGGGCGGCGATCTGTATCTTGTCAACGGCAATATGGTGAAGATGGCTGACGCGGGCGCGGCGTATACGAAACAATCCTCAGAAAACAAAGGGGGTTCCGGTACATGA
- a CDS encoding head maturation protease, ClpP-related has translation MSEQLQANGSQDTPTPRRELPAAARRKFWNFVNNDGEERTLYLEGAIADETWWGDEATPKLFKDDLLSGSGDITIWINSPGGDVFAAAQIYNMLKEYSGKVTVKIDGIAASAASVVAMSGDQVLMSPVSNLMIHNPSTIAIGDGDEMLRAKAMLDEVKESIINAYEAKSGQSRAAISHMMNDETWMNAKKAVELHFADGILYTESAPQDTSGGLIFSRMAVQNSLLSKFPAKKPLPKVSATERESRLNLLK, from the coding sequence ATGAGTGAACAATTGCAGGCGAACGGCTCGCAGGACACACCCACTCCAAGGCGCGAATTGCCAGCGGCGGCTCGCCGCAAATTCTGGAACTTTGTAAACAACGACGGCGAGGAACGCACCCTGTATCTGGAGGGCGCAATTGCCGACGAAACGTGGTGGGGCGACGAGGCCACGCCAAAGCTGTTCAAGGACGATCTACTCTCCGGCTCCGGCGACATCACCATCTGGATCAATTCTCCCGGCGGGGACGTGTTCGCCGCCGCGCAGATTTACAATATGCTTAAGGAATATTCCGGTAAAGTGACCGTGAAAATTGACGGGATCGCCGCTTCGGCGGCCTCAGTCGTCGCCATGTCGGGCGACCAGGTGCTCATGTCACCGGTTTCCAATCTGATGATCCATAATCCCTCGACCATCGCCATCGGGGACGGCGACGAAATGCTCCGGGCAAAGGCAATGCTCGATGAAGTGAAGGAATCCATCATCAACGCCTACGAAGCGAAATCCGGCCAGTCGCGCGCCGCGATTTCTCACATGATGAACGATGAAACGTGGATGAACGCCAAAAAAGCGGTGGAGCTTCACTTTGCGGACGGCATTCTTTATACGGAATCCGCGCCGCAGGATACCTCCGGCGGGCTGATTTTCTCCCGCATGGCGGTTCAAAATTCACTTCTGAGCAAATTCCCCGCGAAGAAGCCGCTTCCAAAAGTATCCGCCACAGAACGAGAATCGCGCTTGAATCTCTTAAAATAA
- a CDS encoding phage major capsid protein — MPTILELREKRAKAWEAAKVFLDLKKTPDGMLSAEDAAAYDKMEAEIIALKQQIDREERAREYEQELASPTSQPLTGNPGVPAQAQSGRASDAYKAAFWDAIRGRKAANALQVGTDSEGGYLVPDEFDRQLMETLEEQNIFRQLARIIQTASGDHKIPVVATKGTASWVDEEGQIPESDNSFSQVTLSAYKLATLIKVSQELLNDSIFPLESYIASEFARRIGAKEEEAFFVGDGTKKPTGVLAATGGAQVGKTTASATAITLDEILDLYYSLRSPYRAKAVFITNDTTVKTVRKLKDSNGQYLWQPAITASAPDTILGKPIYTSAYVPAVAASAKTVAFGDFSYYWIADRQGRTFQRLNELYATTGQVGFIATERVDGKLILPEAVQVLQQAAS; from the coding sequence ATGCCGACAATTCTTGAACTGCGCGAGAAACGCGCCAAAGCATGGGAAGCCGCCAAGGTCTTTCTTGATCTCAAGAAAACCCCGGATGGAATGCTATCCGCCGAAGACGCTGCCGCCTACGATAAAATGGAAGCTGAAATTATCGCGCTCAAACAGCAGATTGACCGCGAAGAACGGGCGCGCGAATACGAGCAGGAGCTTGCCTCCCCCACCAGTCAGCCGCTGACCGGGAATCCCGGCGTTCCGGCGCAGGCTCAGTCCGGCAGGGCGTCCGACGCTTACAAAGCGGCGTTCTGGGACGCCATTCGCGGACGCAAGGCGGCAAACGCTTTGCAGGTGGGCACCGACAGCGAGGGTGGATATCTGGTGCCGGACGAATTCGACCGCCAGCTGATGGAAACTCTCGAGGAACAGAACATTTTCCGGCAACTTGCCCGGATTATTCAGACTGCCAGCGGCGACCACAAAATTCCGGTGGTCGCAACCAAAGGCACCGCAAGCTGGGTGGATGAGGAAGGCCAGATTCCCGAGAGCGACAACAGCTTTTCTCAGGTAACGCTCAGCGCGTATAAGCTGGCAACGCTGATTAAGGTCAGTCAGGAACTGCTGAACGATTCGATCTTCCCGCTGGAAAGCTATATCGCGAGCGAATTCGCCCGGCGCATCGGAGCCAAAGAGGAAGAAGCGTTCTTTGTCGGCGACGGCACAAAAAAGCCCACCGGCGTTCTCGCCGCGACGGGCGGCGCGCAGGTGGGCAAAACAACGGCGTCGGCAACCGCCATCACGCTGGATGAAATTCTCGATTTGTACTACAGCCTGCGGTCGCCTTACCGGGCAAAAGCTGTGTTTATCACGAACGACACGACCGTGAAAACCGTCCGCAAGCTGAAAGACAGCAACGGGCAGTACCTCTGGCAGCCGGCGATTACCGCTTCCGCGCCGGATACGATTCTGGGCAAACCCATTTATACCTCCGCCTATGTTCCGGCTGTCGCGGCAAGTGCGAAAACCGTGGCGTTCGGAGATTTCAGTTACTACTGGATCGCCGACCGGCAGGGGCGCACATTCCAGCGGCTGAACGAGCTGTACGCCACCACCGGGCAGGTGGGTTTCATCGCAACCGAGCGGGTGGACGGAAAGCTGATTCTGCCGGAAGCGGTGCAGGTGCTTCAGCAGGCGGCGTCATGA
- a CDS encoding head-tail connector protein has translation MADLLDKVKKNLILEHNQDDILLQSFIAAATAYAEKYQHVADGFYAENTMSATTEQAIIMLSSHFYESRDGSTGGFFADSVPAGQQVWDTVNMLLRLDREWKV, from the coding sequence ATGGCGGATTTGCTGGATAAGGTTAAGAAGAATCTGATTCTGGAGCACAATCAGGATGATATCCTGCTCCAAAGCTTTATCGCCGCCGCGACCGCCTACGCCGAAAAATACCAACATGTGGCAGACGGTTTTTACGCCGAAAATACGATGTCCGCAACCACGGAGCAGGCAATCATTATGCTGTCAAGCCACTTTTATGAAAGCCGCGACGGCTCCACCGGGGGATTTTTTGCCGACAGCGTTCCGGCGGGACAGCAGGTATGGGATACCGTGAATATGCTCCTGCGCCTCGACCGCGAATGGAAGGTGTGA
- a CDS encoding helix-turn-helix transcriptional regulator — protein sequence MEINEQLKLFRQRAGKTQKDVADELGIDKSTYAHYESGRRTPSTKTWIQLAEALHFPVFPAQIQIVYPDGLLDKLETCLKENGDYTDDYKENNRRFWAINAVLDEIYKVHSEAMNIDDLPLNKLMDSHISTPYTFMNVALDVRGEKLINQAHECQSNLVKNISQIIE from the coding sequence ATGGAAATAAATGAGCAACTAAAACTTTTTCGTCAACGTGCTGGAAAAACTCAAAAGGATGTAGCTGATGAGCTTGGCATAGATAAATCAACCTATGCTCATTATGAATCAGGGAGGCGGACACCAAGTACAAAGACGTGGATTCAACTTGCTGAGGCATTACACTTTCCCGTTTTTCCCGCACAAATTCAGATTGTATATCCAGATGGATTACTTGACAAGTTAGAAACTTGTTTAAAAGAAAATGGGGACTATACTGACGATTACAAGGAAAACAATCGGCGTTTTTGGGCAATTAATGCTGTGTTGGATGAAATTTATAAGGTGCATAGTGAGGCAATGAATATTGACGATTTACCGCTCAACAAGTTAATGGATTCACACATCAGTACTCCATACACTTTTATGAATGTCGCTCTTGATGTGCGAGGAGAGAAATTGATTAATCAAGCACATGAGTGCCAATCAAATCTTGTGAAGAATATATCTCAAATCATAGAATGA
- a CDS encoding head-tail adaptor protein, producing the protein MSFGKMNAFIDVVKTEQSKDADGFVTSTDTVLASARAYREDRHGNEIWANRAAWSAATSLFRFRRIPGVEIRPSLFIVCSGERFRILSAEDVRGRGMYTEVLAERLEPSKH; encoded by the coding sequence ATGAGTTTCGGTAAAATGAACGCTTTCATTGATGTTGTAAAGACCGAGCAAAGCAAAGACGCCGACGGCTTCGTCACCTCGACCGATACGGTGCTTGCCAGCGCCCGCGCCTACCGGGAAGACCGTCACGGGAATGAGATATGGGCGAACCGCGCGGCGTGGTCGGCAGCGACCAGCCTGTTCCGTTTCCGCAGGATTCCCGGCGTAGAAATCCGTCCCTCGCTTTTTATCGTCTGCTCCGGCGAACGGTTCCGTATTCTCAGCGCGGAGGATGTGCGGGGGCGCGGCATGTACACCGAGGTTCTGGCGGAACGGCTGGAGCCGAGTAAGCATTGA
- a CDS encoding HK97-gp10 family putative phage morphogenesis protein has translation MAKVSFSMPADFLRKVSALGEKTDEIIPRVLEAGGEVAFEKVRDNLESVIGRDTKSPSRSTGELASALGLSPARMDKDGNFNVKVGFSEPRPDGESNAKIANILEYGKHGQPPKPFLKPAKTQARKPGIEAMKEKLEEEIKKI, from the coding sequence GTGGCAAAGGTAAGTTTTTCTATGCCAGCCGACTTTTTGCGGAAAGTCTCCGCGCTCGGCGAGAAAACCGACGAGATTATCCCCCGTGTGCTGGAAGCGGGCGGTGAGGTCGCGTTCGAAAAGGTTCGCGATAATTTGGAATCGGTCATAGGCCGGGATACCAAATCCCCTTCGCGTTCCACCGGAGAGCTTGCGTCGGCGCTGGGGCTTTCTCCGGCGAGGATGGATAAGGACGGCAATTTTAACGTTAAAGTGGGCTTTTCGGAACCGCGCCCGGATGGGGAGAGCAATGCCAAAATTGCCAACATCCTCGAGTACGGCAAGCACGGCCAGCCGCCGAAGCCCTTTTTAAAGCCCGCAAAAACACAGGCGCGCAAACCGGGCATTGAGGCGATGAAGGAAAAGCTGGAGGAGGAAATCAAAAAAATATGA
- a CDS encoding major tail protein — protein MATIGMDKLYYAKITEGTDGDETYATPTQLAKAIKADLTIDLAEATLYADDGTAYVVKEFKTGTLSLGVEDIGAQAAQDLTGAVVDDNGVLVSTGEDEGAAVAVGFRALKPNGKYRYFWLYRVKFGIPAANLQTKGDSITFQTPTIEGTVMRRNKADSKGNHPWKAEVTEGDAGVSDATVTGWYAQVYEPVYTAPPSGT, from the coding sequence ATGGCCACCATCGGCATGGATAAACTCTATTACGCTAAAATTACCGAAGGCACCGACGGGGATGAAACATACGCGACGCCAACCCAGCTTGCAAAGGCAATTAAAGCCGATCTTACCATTGATCTGGCGGAAGCGACGCTCTACGCCGACGACGGCACAGCCTATGTCGTCAAGGAGTTCAAAACCGGTACGCTGTCGCTGGGTGTTGAGGACATCGGCGCTCAGGCGGCACAGGACCTGACCGGGGCAGTCGTGGACGACAACGGCGTTCTGGTGTCCACCGGTGAAGATGAGGGAGCGGCGGTGGCAGTAGGCTTTCGGGCGCTCAAACCGAACGGGAAATACCGCTATTTCTGGCTGTACCGCGTAAAATTCGGCATCCCCGCCGCGAATCTGCAGACCAAAGGCGACTCCATCACCTTCCAGACCCCGACCATTGAGGGAACCGTGATGCGCCGGAACAAGGCCGACAGCAAGGGCAATCATCCTTGGAAAGCCGAAGTGACCGAAGGCGACGCCGGCGTATCCGACGCAACCGTTACCGGCTGGTACGCGCAGGTTTACGAGCCGGTTTACACCGCGCCGCCGTCCGGCACATAA
- a CDS encoding phage tail protein, producing the protein MADDFGVRIGIEGEKAFKDALRDINQSFKVLGSEMQLVTSQFDKNDSSVQAVTARNAVLNKEIDQQKEKIETLRAALQNASDSFGENDRRTQNWQIQLNKAQADLNGMEKELQKNNSVLDNAGKEFDDAEKQANQFGNEITSASKQSEEASGRFDKLGGVVKGIGASLGVALAGIGAAAVGAGKSLVDASVNSAAYADEVLTLSDQTHVGTEALQAYQYAAELIDTPLETFTASMARNVRSMDSAAGGSKEVAAAYARLGVSIQDSNGHLRNGEDVYWSAIDALGQISNETERDALSMQIFGKSAQGLNPLIAKGSAGIKELTAEAQNMGAVMSGDQLNSLGKFDDTVQRLKSGAEAAKNVMGTVLLPQMQTLASSGVSLLGTFTKGLSNAGGDWTKISAAIAATIGGLTSSILAELPKVVQAGLDIVLSIGNAITANLPTIINSAVSIVMTLVQGLVSALPQITQGALQLVLSLVDGIIANLPQLVNAALTMVITLASGIGDALPKLIPAMIDAVLTIVNTLLNNMDQVLSAAFKIIEGLARGLINALPKLIDRLPQIIDSIVDFIVNNLPLIIETGVKIIIELAAGLIKAIPTLVAKLPQIISAMVSGFGKLLGAFSNIGNNIVSGIWQGISGMKDWIHAKVRDFFGGIVDSVKGLLGIHSPSAVFAGIGGFMAQGLGQGFSKAMNDVSADMQNSIPTNFNLNPALGVGGFAGGSAGMAGGSGGFTLHIENFVNNTEKDIQRLAYEFEFYRQQAAAARGNA; encoded by the coding sequence ATCGCAGACGATTTTGGGGTGCGGATCGGCATCGAGGGCGAAAAGGCTTTCAAGGATGCGCTCCGCGACATCAACCAGAGTTTCAAAGTACTCGGCTCCGAGATGCAGCTGGTCACCAGCCAGTTTGACAAAAATGACTCATCCGTGCAGGCCGTCACCGCCCGGAATGCAGTCCTGAATAAAGAAATTGACCAGCAGAAAGAGAAAATCGAGACCCTCCGCGCCGCTTTGCAGAACGCGTCGGACTCTTTCGGAGAAAACGACCGCCGAACGCAAAACTGGCAGATACAACTGAACAAAGCGCAAGCCGACCTCAACGGCATGGAAAAGGAACTCCAAAAAAACAACAGTGTGCTGGACAACGCCGGGAAAGAATTCGACGACGCCGAAAAGCAGGCGAATCAGTTCGGCAATGAAATCACAAGCGCATCAAAGCAGTCGGAAGAAGCGTCCGGGCGCTTTGATAAACTCGGCGGTGTCGTCAAGGGGATCGGCGCTTCCCTTGGCGTGGCTCTGGCCGGAATCGGCGCGGCTGCCGTGGGCGCGGGCAAATCGCTGGTGGATGCTTCCGTAAACTCCGCCGCCTACGCCGACGAAGTTCTTACGCTCTCCGACCAGACGCACGTCGGCACGGAGGCCCTGCAGGCCTACCAATACGCCGCCGAACTGATTGACACACCGCTCGAAACCTTTACCGCGAGCATGGCGCGGAATGTCCGGTCTATGGATTCGGCGGCGGGAGGCTCTAAGGAAGTGGCTGCGGCTTACGCAAGGCTCGGCGTTTCGATTCAGGATTCAAACGGACACCTGAGAAACGGTGAGGATGTTTACTGGTCGGCGATCGACGCACTCGGGCAGATATCCAATGAAACCGAGCGGGACGCGCTTTCGATGCAGATCTTCGGCAAATCCGCACAGGGCCTGAATCCGCTGATTGCGAAGGGCAGTGCGGGAATCAAAGAACTGACCGCCGAAGCGCAGAACATGGGCGCGGTCATGTCGGGCGACCAGCTTAATTCTCTCGGCAAGTTCGACGATACGGTTCAGCGTCTGAAATCCGGGGCGGAGGCCGCAAAGAATGTCATGGGTACAGTCCTTCTTCCGCAGATGCAGACGCTCGCCAGCTCCGGCGTGTCGCTGCTCGGCACCTTTACAAAGGGACTTTCGAACGCGGGCGGCGACTGGACAAAAATTTCAGCGGCTATCGCCGCGACGATTGGAGGACTGACCAGTTCCATCCTCGCAGAACTGCCGAAGGTCGTGCAGGCGGGGCTGGACATTGTGCTGTCAATCGGAAACGCAATCACGGCAAATCTGCCGACAATCATCAATTCGGCGGTTTCCATCGTCATGACGCTGGTGCAGGGACTGGTGAGCGCTTTGCCGCAGATCACGCAGGGCGCGCTGCAATTAGTTCTGTCACTGGTGGACGGTATCATCGCCAATCTTCCTCAGCTGGTGAACGCCGCGCTAACGATGGTGATTACGCTGGCGTCGGGCATCGGCGACGCACTCCCAAAGCTCATCCCCGCCATGATTGACGCGGTCCTTACAATTGTGAACACGCTTCTCAACAATATGGATCAGGTGCTTTCCGCCGCGTTCAAGATCATCGAAGGGCTGGCGAGAGGGCTGATCAATGCCCTGCCGAAGCTGATCGACCGACTGCCGCAGATCATCGATTCCATTGTGGATTTCATCGTGAACAACCTGCCGCTCATCATCGAAACCGGCGTAAAAATCATCATTGAACTGGCGGCTGGCTTGATCAAGGCGATACCGACGCTCGTGGCAAAGCTGCCGCAGATTATTTCCGCGATGGTAAGCGGTTTCGGCAAGCTGCTCGGCGCATTCAGCAATATCGGGAACAACATTGTATCCGGCATCTGGCAGGGCATTTCCGGGATGAAGGACTGGATTCATGCCAAAGTCCGTGATTTCTTTGGCGGAATCGTTGACAGTGTAAAGGGACTGCTTGGGATTCATTCCCCGTCCGCCGTGTTCGCCGGAATCGGCGGCTTCATGGCGCAGGGGCTCGGGCAGGGCTTCAGTAAGGCGATGAACGATGTTTCCGCCGATATGCAGAATTCGATTCCTACAAATTTTAACCTCAATCCTGCGCTGGGTGTCGGCGGGTTTGCAGGCGGTTCCGCTGGCATGGCGGGAGGCTCCGGCGGCTTTACGCTGCACATCGAGAATTTTGTGAACAACACGGAAAAGGACATCCAGCGTCTTGCCTATGAATTTGAATTCTATCGGCAGCAAGCAGCGGCGGCAAGGGGGAACGCGTGA